One window of the Salvia splendens isolate huo1 chromosome 1, SspV2, whole genome shotgun sequence genome contains the following:
- the LOC121741195 gene encoding serine/threonine-protein phosphatase BSL3-like isoform X2: protein MDVDAAMATEPDHDPSEQPATANGGDHTESDSSSSHHHQQQQSSNSDEANDSSISGGAGGAAVPGPRWAPTYTVVTAIMEKKEDGPGPRCGHTLTAVPAVGEEGTPGYIGPRLILFGGATALEGNSGASGTPSSAGSAGIRLAGATADVHCYDVLTNKWSRITPIGEPPTPRAAHVATTVGTMVVIQGGIGPAGLSAEDLHVLDLTQQRPRWHRVVVQGPGPGPRYGHVMALVGQRYLMAIGGNDGKRPLADVWALDTAAKPYEWRKLEPEGEGPPPCMYATASARSDGLLLLCGGRDASSVPLSSAYGLAKHRDGRWEWAIAPGVSPSPRYQHAAVFVNARLHVSGGALGGGRMVEDSSSIAVLDTAAGVWCDTKSVVTSPRTGKFSADAAGGDAAVELTRRCRHAASAVGDLIFIYGGLRGGVLLDDLLVAEDLAAAETTSAASHAAAAAASNVQHGRFQGRYEFTEYRNGEPLSDAAADGAVVVGNPVAPPVNGDIYTDISTENAMLQASRSCKGVEYLVEAAAAEAEAITAALAAAKARQVNGEVELPDRDRGAEATPSGKQISSLIKPDSMSNDSVPPGVRLHHRAVVVAAETDGALGGMVRQLSIDQFENEGRRVSYGTPESATAARKLLDRQMSINSVPKKVIAHLLKPRGWKPPVRRQFFLDCNEIADLCDSAERIFASEPSVLQLKAPIKIFGDLHGQFGDLMRLFDEYGSPSTAGDIAYIDYLFLGDYVDRGQHSLETITLLLAMKVEHPHQIHLIRGNHEAADINALFGFRIECIERMVNHSTLYCLLYMGLTHRPSNGFLNQGERDGIWTWHRINRLFNWLPLAALIEKKIICMHGGIGRSINHIEQIESIQRPIAMEAGSLVLMDLLWSDPTENDSVEGLRPNARGPGLVTFGPDRVMEFCNNNDLQLIVRAHECVMDGFERFAQGHLITLFSATNYCGTANNAGAILVLGRDLVVVPKLIHPLPPAISSPETSPERQIEDTWMQELNANRPPTPTRGRPQVANDRGSLAWI, encoded by the exons ATGGACGTGGATGCGGCTATGGCTACAGAGCCCGATCACGATCCATCGGAGCAGCCCGCCACGGCTAATGGTGGGGACCACACCGAATCCGATTCCTCGTCGtctcatcatcatcagcagcagcagagTAGTAATAGCGATGAAGCTAATGATAGCAGTATTAGTGGTGGTGCCGGAGGCGCCGCGGTGCCGGGCCCACGCTGGGCGCCTACTTATACTGTGGTAACCGCTATAatggagaagaaggaggatGGTCCTGGGCCGCGGTGTGGCCATACACTGACAGCCGTACCTGCCGTTGGGGAGGAGGGGACTCCTGGTTATATAGGCCCCAGACTAATTCTTTTCGGAGGAGCCACAGCACTTGAAGGGAATTCTGGCGCATCAGGAACTCCCTCGTCAGCCGGAAGTGCAGGAATTC GGTTGGCTGGTGCCACTGCTGATGTACACTGTTATGATGTTTTGACGAATAAATGGTCTCG AATTACTCCAATTGGAGAACCACCCACGCCTAGGGCAGCTCATGTGGCAACTACTGTAGGTACCATGGTTGTTATCCAG GGTGGGATTGGTCCAGCAGGTTTGTCTGCAGAAGATCTTCATGTTTTGGACCTTACTCAACAACGGCCGAGATGGCATAG GGTTGTGGTTCAAGGTCCTGGGCCAGGGCCTCGCTATGGCCATGTCATGGCTTTGGTTGGTCAAAGATATCTTATGGCAATTGGCGGAAATGATG GTAAACGTCCTTTAGCTGATGTATGGGCTCTGGACACTGCTGCAAAGCCTTATGAATGGCGGAAACTGGAACCTGAGGGTGAAGGTCCGCCACCTTGCAT GTATGCTACTGCAAGTGCACGCTCTGATGGTCTTCTTCTGCTTTGTGGTGGGAGGGATGCAAGCAGTGTG CCACTTTCTAGTGCATATGGCCTTGCCAAACATAGAGATGGTCGCTGGGAGTGGGCCATTGCTCCTGGAGTTTCTCCATCACCAAGATATCAACATGCAGCT GTTTTTGTTAATGCACGCCTTCATGTATCTGGTGGGGCCCTTGGCGGTGGACGGATGGTAGAGGACTCATCAAGCATTGCTG TTTTGGATACTGCTGCTGGAGTCTGGTGTGATACAAAGTCTGTAGTTACTAGTCCAAGGACTGGAAAATTCAGTGCTGATGCTGCTGGTGGGGATGCAGCAGTTGAATTGACGAGGCGATGTAGGCATGCTGCTTCTGCTGTTGGTGATTTGATCTTCATCTATGGTGGTTTGCGTGGTG GGGTGCTGCTAGATGACTTGCTTGTTGCTGAAGACCTTGCTGCTGCAGAGACAACTAGTGCAGCTTCTCATGCTGCTGCTGCAGCAGCATCCAATGTACAGCATGGGAGGTTTCAAGGTAGATATGAATTCACTGAGTACAGAAATGGGGAACCTTTGTCTGATGCTGCTGCCGATGGTGCAGTCGTGGTTGGAAATCCTGTTGCCCCTCCTGTAAATGGTGATATTTATACAGATATAAGCACAGAAAATGCAATGCTCCAAGCTTCCCG ATCTTGCAAAGGTGTTGAGTACTTAGTTGAGGCTGCAGCAGCAGAAGCTGAGGCTATCACTGCTGCACTAGCAGCTGCCAAAGCTCGACAAGTTAACGGAGAAGTTGAGTTGCCTGATAGAGATCGTGGGGCTGAGGCTACCCCCAGTGGGAAGCAAATATCCTCTCTGATCAAGCCTGATTCTATGTCAAATGATTCAGTCCCACCTGGAGTTAGGCTTCATCATCGAGCA GTGGTTGTAGCTGCGGAGACTGATGGTGCTTTGGGTGGTATGGTGAGACAGCTTTCAATTGATCAGTTTGAAAATGAAGGCCGGCGTGTCAGCTATGGAACTCCAGAAAGTGCAACAGCAGCTAGAAAACTTTTAGATCGCCAAATGTCAATTAACAGTGTaccaaagaag GTGATTGCTCATCTTTTGAAACCTCGTGGTTGGAAACCTCCAGTTCGTAGACAATTTTTCTTGGATTGCAATGAGATTGCGGATCTTTGTGATAGCGCTGAAAGGATATTTGCAAGTGAACCTAGTGTACTGCAGCTGAAGGCCCCTATTAAGATTTTTGGTGATTTGCATGGTCAATTTGGGGATCTAATGCGACTTTTCGATGAGTATGGATCACCTTCGACTGCTGGAGACATAGC ATATATTGATTATCTGTTTTTGGGAGATTATGTTGATCGTGGCCAACATAGCTTGGAAACTATAACCCTTCTTCTTGCAATGAAG GTTGAGCATCCCCATCAAATTCATTTAATTCGTGGTAATCATGAAGCTGCAGATATTAATGCACTATTTGGCTTTAGGATCGAGTGCATTGAGCGTATGGTAAATCACAGCACTTTATACTGTCTTCTTTACATGGGATTAACACATAGGCCTTCTAATGGTTTCCTGAACCAGGGTGAGAGAGATGGAATATGGACATGGCATCGGATAAACAGATTGTTCAACTGGCTTCCTCTTGCTGCTCTAATCGAGAAAAAGATCATTTGTATGCATGGTGGTATTGGGAGATCGATAAACCATATAGAACAGATTGAGAGTATTCAACGCCCAATTGCAATGGAAGCGGGATCTTTAGTTCTTATGGACTTGTTATG GTCTGATCCTACTGAAAATGACAGTGTAGAAGGACTGCGGCCAAATGCTAGAGGTCCTGGGTTGGTAACCTTTGGG CCCGACCGTGTTATGGAATTTTGCAATAACAATGATCTCCAGTTAATTGTTCGAGCACATGAGTGTGTGATGGATGGATTTGAAAGATTTGCTCAGGGGCACTTAATCACACTTTTTTCAGCAACAAACTACTGTG GTACTGCAAATAATGCCGGTGCAATTTTGGTTTTGGGTAGAGATTTAGTGGTTGTACCCAAACTAATTCATCCCTTGCCGCCCGCAATTTCATCTCCTGAAACTTCTCCCGAACGCCAGATAGAAGACACGTGGATGCAG GAGCTGAATGCTAACAGACCACCGACACCAACCAGAGGCCGCCCTCAAGTTGCTAATGACCGAGGTTCTCTCGCTTGGATTTAG
- the LOC121741195 gene encoding serine/threonine-protein phosphatase BSL3-like isoform X1, producing MDVDAAMATEPDHDPSEQPATANGGDHTESDSSSSHHHQQQQSSNSDEANDSSISGGAGGAAVPGPRWAPTYTVVTAIMEKKEDGPGPRCGHTLTAVPAVGEEGTPGYIGPRLILFGGATALEGNSGASGTPSSAGSAGIRLAGATADVHCYDVLTNKWSRITPIGEPPTPRAAHVATTVGTMVVIQGGIGPAGLSAEDLHVLDLTQQRPRWHRVVVQGPGPGPRYGHVMALVGQRYLMAIGGNDGKRPLADVWALDTAAKPYEWRKLEPEGEGPPPCMYATASARSDGLLLLCGGRDASSVPLSSAYGLAKHRDGRWEWAIAPGVSPSPRYQHAAVFVNARLHVSGGALGGGRMVEDSSSIAVLDTAAGVWCDTKSVVTSPRTGKFSADAAGGDAAVELTRRCRHAASAVGDLIFIYGGLRGGVLLDDLLVAEDLAAAETTSAASHAAAAAASNVQHGRFQGRYEFTEYRNGEPLSDAAADGAVVVGNPVAPPVNGDIYTDISTENAMLQASRRSCKGVEYLVEAAAAEAEAITAALAAAKARQVNGEVELPDRDRGAEATPSGKQISSLIKPDSMSNDSVPPGVRLHHRAVVVAAETDGALGGMVRQLSIDQFENEGRRVSYGTPESATAARKLLDRQMSINSVPKKVIAHLLKPRGWKPPVRRQFFLDCNEIADLCDSAERIFASEPSVLQLKAPIKIFGDLHGQFGDLMRLFDEYGSPSTAGDIAYIDYLFLGDYVDRGQHSLETITLLLAMKVEHPHQIHLIRGNHEAADINALFGFRIECIERMVNHSTLYCLLYMGLTHRPSNGFLNQGERDGIWTWHRINRLFNWLPLAALIEKKIICMHGGIGRSINHIEQIESIQRPIAMEAGSLVLMDLLWSDPTENDSVEGLRPNARGPGLVTFGPDRVMEFCNNNDLQLIVRAHECVMDGFERFAQGHLITLFSATNYCGTANNAGAILVLGRDLVVVPKLIHPLPPAISSPETSPERQIEDTWMQELNANRPPTPTRGRPQVANDRGSLAWI from the exons ATGGACGTGGATGCGGCTATGGCTACAGAGCCCGATCACGATCCATCGGAGCAGCCCGCCACGGCTAATGGTGGGGACCACACCGAATCCGATTCCTCGTCGtctcatcatcatcagcagcagcagagTAGTAATAGCGATGAAGCTAATGATAGCAGTATTAGTGGTGGTGCCGGAGGCGCCGCGGTGCCGGGCCCACGCTGGGCGCCTACTTATACTGTGGTAACCGCTATAatggagaagaaggaggatGGTCCTGGGCCGCGGTGTGGCCATACACTGACAGCCGTACCTGCCGTTGGGGAGGAGGGGACTCCTGGTTATATAGGCCCCAGACTAATTCTTTTCGGAGGAGCCACAGCACTTGAAGGGAATTCTGGCGCATCAGGAACTCCCTCGTCAGCCGGAAGTGCAGGAATTC GGTTGGCTGGTGCCACTGCTGATGTACACTGTTATGATGTTTTGACGAATAAATGGTCTCG AATTACTCCAATTGGAGAACCACCCACGCCTAGGGCAGCTCATGTGGCAACTACTGTAGGTACCATGGTTGTTATCCAG GGTGGGATTGGTCCAGCAGGTTTGTCTGCAGAAGATCTTCATGTTTTGGACCTTACTCAACAACGGCCGAGATGGCATAG GGTTGTGGTTCAAGGTCCTGGGCCAGGGCCTCGCTATGGCCATGTCATGGCTTTGGTTGGTCAAAGATATCTTATGGCAATTGGCGGAAATGATG GTAAACGTCCTTTAGCTGATGTATGGGCTCTGGACACTGCTGCAAAGCCTTATGAATGGCGGAAACTGGAACCTGAGGGTGAAGGTCCGCCACCTTGCAT GTATGCTACTGCAAGTGCACGCTCTGATGGTCTTCTTCTGCTTTGTGGTGGGAGGGATGCAAGCAGTGTG CCACTTTCTAGTGCATATGGCCTTGCCAAACATAGAGATGGTCGCTGGGAGTGGGCCATTGCTCCTGGAGTTTCTCCATCACCAAGATATCAACATGCAGCT GTTTTTGTTAATGCACGCCTTCATGTATCTGGTGGGGCCCTTGGCGGTGGACGGATGGTAGAGGACTCATCAAGCATTGCTG TTTTGGATACTGCTGCTGGAGTCTGGTGTGATACAAAGTCTGTAGTTACTAGTCCAAGGACTGGAAAATTCAGTGCTGATGCTGCTGGTGGGGATGCAGCAGTTGAATTGACGAGGCGATGTAGGCATGCTGCTTCTGCTGTTGGTGATTTGATCTTCATCTATGGTGGTTTGCGTGGTG GGGTGCTGCTAGATGACTTGCTTGTTGCTGAAGACCTTGCTGCTGCAGAGACAACTAGTGCAGCTTCTCATGCTGCTGCTGCAGCAGCATCCAATGTACAGCATGGGAGGTTTCAAGGTAGATATGAATTCACTGAGTACAGAAATGGGGAACCTTTGTCTGATGCTGCTGCCGATGGTGCAGTCGTGGTTGGAAATCCTGTTGCCCCTCCTGTAAATGGTGATATTTATACAGATATAAGCACAGAAAATGCAATGCTCCAAGCTTCCCG AAGATCTTGCAAAGGTGTTGAGTACTTAGTTGAGGCTGCAGCAGCAGAAGCTGAGGCTATCACTGCTGCACTAGCAGCTGCCAAAGCTCGACAAGTTAACGGAGAAGTTGAGTTGCCTGATAGAGATCGTGGGGCTGAGGCTACCCCCAGTGGGAAGCAAATATCCTCTCTGATCAAGCCTGATTCTATGTCAAATGATTCAGTCCCACCTGGAGTTAGGCTTCATCATCGAGCA GTGGTTGTAGCTGCGGAGACTGATGGTGCTTTGGGTGGTATGGTGAGACAGCTTTCAATTGATCAGTTTGAAAATGAAGGCCGGCGTGTCAGCTATGGAACTCCAGAAAGTGCAACAGCAGCTAGAAAACTTTTAGATCGCCAAATGTCAATTAACAGTGTaccaaagaag GTGATTGCTCATCTTTTGAAACCTCGTGGTTGGAAACCTCCAGTTCGTAGACAATTTTTCTTGGATTGCAATGAGATTGCGGATCTTTGTGATAGCGCTGAAAGGATATTTGCAAGTGAACCTAGTGTACTGCAGCTGAAGGCCCCTATTAAGATTTTTGGTGATTTGCATGGTCAATTTGGGGATCTAATGCGACTTTTCGATGAGTATGGATCACCTTCGACTGCTGGAGACATAGC ATATATTGATTATCTGTTTTTGGGAGATTATGTTGATCGTGGCCAACATAGCTTGGAAACTATAACCCTTCTTCTTGCAATGAAG GTTGAGCATCCCCATCAAATTCATTTAATTCGTGGTAATCATGAAGCTGCAGATATTAATGCACTATTTGGCTTTAGGATCGAGTGCATTGAGCGTATGGTAAATCACAGCACTTTATACTGTCTTCTTTACATGGGATTAACACATAGGCCTTCTAATGGTTTCCTGAACCAGGGTGAGAGAGATGGAATATGGACATGGCATCGGATAAACAGATTGTTCAACTGGCTTCCTCTTGCTGCTCTAATCGAGAAAAAGATCATTTGTATGCATGGTGGTATTGGGAGATCGATAAACCATATAGAACAGATTGAGAGTATTCAACGCCCAATTGCAATGGAAGCGGGATCTTTAGTTCTTATGGACTTGTTATG GTCTGATCCTACTGAAAATGACAGTGTAGAAGGACTGCGGCCAAATGCTAGAGGTCCTGGGTTGGTAACCTTTGGG CCCGACCGTGTTATGGAATTTTGCAATAACAATGATCTCCAGTTAATTGTTCGAGCACATGAGTGTGTGATGGATGGATTTGAAAGATTTGCTCAGGGGCACTTAATCACACTTTTTTCAGCAACAAACTACTGTG GTACTGCAAATAATGCCGGTGCAATTTTGGTTTTGGGTAGAGATTTAGTGGTTGTACCCAAACTAATTCATCCCTTGCCGCCCGCAATTTCATCTCCTGAAACTTCTCCCGAACGCCAGATAGAAGACACGTGGATGCAG GAGCTGAATGCTAACAGACCACCGACACCAACCAGAGGCCGCCCTCAAGTTGCTAATGACCGAGGTTCTCTCGCTTGGATTTAG
- the LOC121741195 gene encoding serine/threonine-protein phosphatase BSL3-like isoform X5, whose product MDVDAAMATEPDHDPSEQPATANGGDHTESDSSSSHHHQQQQSSNSDEANDSSISGGAGGAAVPGPRWAPTYTVVTAIMEKKEDGPGPRCGHTLTAVPAVGEEGTPGYIGPRLILFGGATALEGNSGASGTPSSAGSAGIRLAGATADVHCYDVLTNKWSRITPIGEPPTPRAAHVATTVGTMVVIQGGIGPAGLSAEDLHVLDLTQQRPRWHRVVVQGPGPGPRYGHVMALVGQRYLMAIGGNDGKRPLADVWALDTAAKPYEWRKLEPEGEGPPPCMYATASARSDGLLLLCGGRDASSVPLSSAYGLAKHRDGRWEWAIAPGVSPSPRYQHAAVFVNARLHVSGGALGGGRMVEDSSSIAVLDTAAGVWCDTKSVVTSPRTGKFSADAAGGDAAVELTRRCRHAASAVGDLIFIYGGLRGGVLLDDLLVAEDLAAAETTSAASHAAAAAASNVQHGRFQGRYEFTEYRNGEPLSDAAADGAVVVGNPVAPPVNGDIYTDISTENAMLQASRRSCKGVEYLVEAAAAEAEAITAALAAAKARQVNGEVELPDRDRGAEATPSGKQISSLIKPDSMSNDSVPPGVRLHHRAVVVAAETDGALGGMVRQLSIDQFENEGRRVSYGTPESATAARKLLDRQMSINSVPKKVIAHLLKPRGWKPPVRRQFFLDCNEIADLCDSAERIFASEPSVLQLKAPIKIFGDLHGQFGDLMRLFDEYGSPSTAGDIAYIDYLFLGDYVDRGQHSLETITLLLAMKVEHPHQIHLIRGNHEAADINALFGFRIECIERMGERDGIWTWHRINRLFNWLPLAALIEKKIICMHGGIGRSINHIEQIESIQRPIAMEAGSLVLMDLLWSDPTENDSVEGLRPNARGPGLVTFGPDRVMEFCNNNDLQLIVRAHECVMDGFERFAQGHLITLFSATNYCGTANNAGAILVLGRDLVVVPKLIHPLPPAISSPETSPERQIEDTWMQELNANRPPTPTRGRPQVANDRGSLAWI is encoded by the exons ATGGACGTGGATGCGGCTATGGCTACAGAGCCCGATCACGATCCATCGGAGCAGCCCGCCACGGCTAATGGTGGGGACCACACCGAATCCGATTCCTCGTCGtctcatcatcatcagcagcagcagagTAGTAATAGCGATGAAGCTAATGATAGCAGTATTAGTGGTGGTGCCGGAGGCGCCGCGGTGCCGGGCCCACGCTGGGCGCCTACTTATACTGTGGTAACCGCTATAatggagaagaaggaggatGGTCCTGGGCCGCGGTGTGGCCATACACTGACAGCCGTACCTGCCGTTGGGGAGGAGGGGACTCCTGGTTATATAGGCCCCAGACTAATTCTTTTCGGAGGAGCCACAGCACTTGAAGGGAATTCTGGCGCATCAGGAACTCCCTCGTCAGCCGGAAGTGCAGGAATTC GGTTGGCTGGTGCCACTGCTGATGTACACTGTTATGATGTTTTGACGAATAAATGGTCTCG AATTACTCCAATTGGAGAACCACCCACGCCTAGGGCAGCTCATGTGGCAACTACTGTAGGTACCATGGTTGTTATCCAG GGTGGGATTGGTCCAGCAGGTTTGTCTGCAGAAGATCTTCATGTTTTGGACCTTACTCAACAACGGCCGAGATGGCATAG GGTTGTGGTTCAAGGTCCTGGGCCAGGGCCTCGCTATGGCCATGTCATGGCTTTGGTTGGTCAAAGATATCTTATGGCAATTGGCGGAAATGATG GTAAACGTCCTTTAGCTGATGTATGGGCTCTGGACACTGCTGCAAAGCCTTATGAATGGCGGAAACTGGAACCTGAGGGTGAAGGTCCGCCACCTTGCAT GTATGCTACTGCAAGTGCACGCTCTGATGGTCTTCTTCTGCTTTGTGGTGGGAGGGATGCAAGCAGTGTG CCACTTTCTAGTGCATATGGCCTTGCCAAACATAGAGATGGTCGCTGGGAGTGGGCCATTGCTCCTGGAGTTTCTCCATCACCAAGATATCAACATGCAGCT GTTTTTGTTAATGCACGCCTTCATGTATCTGGTGGGGCCCTTGGCGGTGGACGGATGGTAGAGGACTCATCAAGCATTGCTG TTTTGGATACTGCTGCTGGAGTCTGGTGTGATACAAAGTCTGTAGTTACTAGTCCAAGGACTGGAAAATTCAGTGCTGATGCTGCTGGTGGGGATGCAGCAGTTGAATTGACGAGGCGATGTAGGCATGCTGCTTCTGCTGTTGGTGATTTGATCTTCATCTATGGTGGTTTGCGTGGTG GGGTGCTGCTAGATGACTTGCTTGTTGCTGAAGACCTTGCTGCTGCAGAGACAACTAGTGCAGCTTCTCATGCTGCTGCTGCAGCAGCATCCAATGTACAGCATGGGAGGTTTCAAGGTAGATATGAATTCACTGAGTACAGAAATGGGGAACCTTTGTCTGATGCTGCTGCCGATGGTGCAGTCGTGGTTGGAAATCCTGTTGCCCCTCCTGTAAATGGTGATATTTATACAGATATAAGCACAGAAAATGCAATGCTCCAAGCTTCCCG AAGATCTTGCAAAGGTGTTGAGTACTTAGTTGAGGCTGCAGCAGCAGAAGCTGAGGCTATCACTGCTGCACTAGCAGCTGCCAAAGCTCGACAAGTTAACGGAGAAGTTGAGTTGCCTGATAGAGATCGTGGGGCTGAGGCTACCCCCAGTGGGAAGCAAATATCCTCTCTGATCAAGCCTGATTCTATGTCAAATGATTCAGTCCCACCTGGAGTTAGGCTTCATCATCGAGCA GTGGTTGTAGCTGCGGAGACTGATGGTGCTTTGGGTGGTATGGTGAGACAGCTTTCAATTGATCAGTTTGAAAATGAAGGCCGGCGTGTCAGCTATGGAACTCCAGAAAGTGCAACAGCAGCTAGAAAACTTTTAGATCGCCAAATGTCAATTAACAGTGTaccaaagaag GTGATTGCTCATCTTTTGAAACCTCGTGGTTGGAAACCTCCAGTTCGTAGACAATTTTTCTTGGATTGCAATGAGATTGCGGATCTTTGTGATAGCGCTGAAAGGATATTTGCAAGTGAACCTAGTGTACTGCAGCTGAAGGCCCCTATTAAGATTTTTGGTGATTTGCATGGTCAATTTGGGGATCTAATGCGACTTTTCGATGAGTATGGATCACCTTCGACTGCTGGAGACATAGC ATATATTGATTATCTGTTTTTGGGAGATTATGTTGATCGTGGCCAACATAGCTTGGAAACTATAACCCTTCTTCTTGCAATGAAG GTTGAGCATCCCCATCAAATTCATTTAATTCGTGGTAATCATGAAGCTGCAGATATTAATGCACTATTTGGCTTTAGGATCGAGTGCATTGAGCGTATG GGTGAGAGAGATGGAATATGGACATGGCATCGGATAAACAGATTGTTCAACTGGCTTCCTCTTGCTGCTCTAATCGAGAAAAAGATCATTTGTATGCATGGTGGTATTGGGAGATCGATAAACCATATAGAACAGATTGAGAGTATTCAACGCCCAATTGCAATGGAAGCGGGATCTTTAGTTCTTATGGACTTGTTATG GTCTGATCCTACTGAAAATGACAGTGTAGAAGGACTGCGGCCAAATGCTAGAGGTCCTGGGTTGGTAACCTTTGGG CCCGACCGTGTTATGGAATTTTGCAATAACAATGATCTCCAGTTAATTGTTCGAGCACATGAGTGTGTGATGGATGGATTTGAAAGATTTGCTCAGGGGCACTTAATCACACTTTTTTCAGCAACAAACTACTGTG GTACTGCAAATAATGCCGGTGCAATTTTGGTTTTGGGTAGAGATTTAGTGGTTGTACCCAAACTAATTCATCCCTTGCCGCCCGCAATTTCATCTCCTGAAACTTCTCCCGAACGCCAGATAGAAGACACGTGGATGCAG GAGCTGAATGCTAACAGACCACCGACACCAACCAGAGGCCGCCCTCAAGTTGCTAATGACCGAGGTTCTCTCGCTTGGATTTAG